From Erigeron canadensis isolate Cc75 chromosome 5, C_canadensis_v1, whole genome shotgun sequence:
CAGCTGTGGATGCACGTGTTGATGATCGTGTTAAGATTGTACCTACTGAGGATGTTGTTCCCGCCCAGAATGTGCCAACCTATGGCGTACCTGCATATGATTAGTGCTTATCAGAAGACAATCCAAATGCATGTTGCATCCTCTAAATCTCTAATCATGTGGAGCAGGAATTGGGAAGCTTAGTTACTTGTTTTTGTTGTAAAACTGAATCTTGTCCTTAGGTCTGCATTTGTCGTTGGAAGATTTAAGCATTTTTCGTATATTGTTTTGGATTATTTTGGTGTATGAATAGATAATATTTTGACTTATTTGGTCAGCTGTTGAATCTTATCCCCAAAATGACTCTTGGAGGTTGGTGGAATGAATGGTGATGCTGTTTGTATTGTGGAGGATTTGTTGAGATGTGGTTGTTTTATGTGTAATTGGACTCATTGGTTTTTCTCATTCCATAGGGGTAGGAAAGGAGAAATAAGGGGGTGTTTAGTTCTAGATACAGTTGTGAAcactttttctttcctttctttgCAAAACTTTTGGAGATGGAAGTTAGTTGCTGTTTCTGAGTCTTGCCATTTATTTGTTTATGGCAATGAGTGTTCTATGGCTAAATTTGTACCCCTTGTTCACACTGATATGGCTAAATTTCTTTGTCTGATCAGAATGTTGGTCATTTTATACTCTAAAAAtgaccttgttcatgttataattattaaatttcgTTATTTATCGTCTATTAAATGGGGTGTTTGTGATGATGGTTCTGGTTGGATTAGTGACATGGGGTTAGAAAAGGTTAAttgttacttattggtttttcAGGTTGGGTGGTGGAATCTGGTTTGTGCAGGAGAGGTATATAATAGTTTCAGTTGTGCTGTTTTGACTTTACATAGTCAAACTTATGGTTGTGTGATTTTGATGAATTCTACTTGAAAGGAGAATTGGTTGTATTTTGGATATAGAATTgaggttaagattttgatgatgtggttggAATTTGGTATAATTTGCTTTGTGATATTGATTTGTTTTGAGATGGGTTTTATGTTCAGGTTGACTTTTTTGGTCAACTGGTTATTTAGGCTGTTTCTAGGTAGGATTCTTGGTAGGAAAATGGGTTTTGTTTTGATGTGTTGTGGCTTTATGAATATTTTGATCGTGATTCTTATGAACGAGGGGTATGGGTGCAAAGGTGttatagttttaattttttggaTTCCTGGTTGGCTGGTTATTGTTTGTAATATGATTGATGTTGtgatttttttgggttttggtgggaaattatgtttaaaatttttggaGGGAAAGGTTGTTTGGTTTTCAGTTGGAGTGGGGCTGATGGTAGGTTGGACTAGAGTATTATTTTTGGGCTTAGAGGTAGTTATGGATTATGCTATTGGgctttggttttcttttttctgtTTTGGGCTGCTTTTATTGGAGTGGACTGTGCATTTTGAGTGGGCTGAAGAGCTTGGTAAAAGATTCATGAAGACTAAAGAGATTGGATATCAAGCTTTAGTTGCTAGTTGTTTCGTGGACTTTGTTTTATTTCTTGTTTGTAATAAGCTGATTATCaggttttttagttttaatagtAGTAATATTGACTGTAAAATTTGGGATGTTCACTAATGACTTGTAAAGTGTACATCCCTATTTTGTCCTTTATTCTTCTTTTTAGTatgatataaaattttcaaaagggCAAAtgcccttttacccaaaaaaaaaaagctccgAGTATGATCCCACCATTGATTTCTTTAGCACAAGTTTTTTTCCTAGTTCATTAGTTAGGCCACTTTTGTTTTATCTTCATTTCATGGTAGGCATTTATAACTGAACTGATCACGACAAGGTGCTCAAAGACCTGTACAACCGAAGTTCTGAGAATTCTCGCCAATTTGATGCTAGCTTGAACACAATCGCCACTCGTATTGCTACCGATTTTGCTTCAATGAAGGTAGATTAAAAACCTGAATATGGTTCCACTTGTATAAAAATCTGAAAAGTTTTCTATGACCAAAACTTAACTCATTTTTTTAATCCACCTACAAAGGTGTAGAAATGGCATATTTCTTGAAAGTAAGAACTTCTTTGCATCTTTTTCCTATTGTATAGTACCGTGCAAAGGGCATGGATGCATCTAGTGCAGCAACATTCCGTGACATGGTTCCGTAAAGCTTGCTTCTGCTGTCTGGAAGACTGGAACTCCATTACAACATATAAGACTACTATTCCAAACTTTCTGCAAACTGAAACATGTGATATATTCATTGTGGACAGATCTCTTGATCTGGTAAGCTCAAACTTTGTTGGTTTTCTTTCACTACTGTCTTGAGTTATTTTATCTAACGAATTAtgctattttttataattataatcaacaattacatgtttttaaaaagtaattCCGGGTTAACTCAACATTACCTTTCTAGAGCCAATCAGATTCAATGTGATGTTTTGGCCCATAACTCAACCCACCCATCCTGCCACTAGCTTTTAGATGTCTTATTTTCTGTATATACATGTATAAGAGCAGATTGCACCCATCATTCATGAATGGACATACGATTCAATGTGCCATGACCTCCTAAACTTGGAGGGGAAAATTATTTGCAAGAGGTATAGCTTATTTGTTGAATGGTTTTCTGGATAGGTTAAAATAAGGTTTAGGGCATTCTGttaatattaaaacaaaatatgtGTAGGTGCCGGTAAATCTGGTAGTGAACCTTAGAAAAAGAGTTCCTTCTGAAAGATCATTATCCAGTTTGAATTGAAATGCGCCACTTACACATAGCCGAAGTATGCATTTATTTTGCTTTCTGATCACATAGAGATATTATAAGCCTTAATGTTTTTACATCTCCCGTCCTGCCAGGATAGTGAAAAGTTAAGTGTAAGAAACTCAACAATGAAGTTACTTGTTCATGAGCCAATAGCCCAACACCACCTATGATCtaagtattattatttatttatatttatcaaatgaGACTTTGTAATGATATCTATGAATTCTGTATTGCTATATATACCTCTTTTGTTGCTATCTTTGTAGCAATACATCCGTTACTAATACATCCACGGATTTCAAAAACATGGGGCAGCGTATCTTTGTTTTGATCATCGGTGGGGCCACCAGATAGGAGttcaatttttaagttttcatttGAGGAACAATTACTAGACAGTCCAACGCATTCTTGCCTGAAACATGTCACTTTTGTGTGCAGTTACGTGTTTGTCACAAGCTTACCGCTAAGTTAAAGAGGGAGGTTATACTAGGGTCAACTAGTATTGATAGTCCTCTACAATATATCTCAGTAATAACTTTTTCATTCCCTCTTGTGCTCGTTATGCATTTCTTTGCTATGCGTATTGTTTGTTTACATTAATATCCAATTTCTAGCGAAATTATAGATATAGCCAAATCAAATTCTAGATTTTGATGTGGCTCTTGGTTACATCATTGACCGGTTTGATGTACATTGCTACAATCACAGGATGGTATATAGGATCACCCATCAAAAGAAGATTTAGGTTACTCACCATATTGTACCTTGGGCGAAATAGTAGTACTACCCTGAGATATCACCTTCCACTCACAACATTAAAAGAGTCATCATACATTGAAACGGAATATTTTAAATGGGCGAGATTCAATGGAAAAACCATCCCACTGTAAAGTAAATGTTGACAACCATTACACATCGGTCATTCCTATTCACTATCTTTTTGCTTTTACTCCACTTAAGTACTTCATGTTTGCAATCCACGTATCAATATCAAATTTAACTATTCTGTTTGTGTTGCAGAAACTGAAGTTGATCTTGGCAAAAAAAAACCCAGTCGATGACATTAAAATAGACAGAGTATGGTGTTTGGTGGAGGTGCAGATTGTGTGTGGTTAGTCCTAACACTGGATAACTAGAAATTTTTGTTTGCAATAAAGAGCTATGAAAGCAATTTTAAGAATTTGGAATTCAAAATATACTCCAATAGCATGCAAGGGTTGGATTCGATTCCTATTATGTTACTTGCAGGTTGAttagattttctatttttgttgaTTATCTTAACATTTAAGCATGTCACATAAAtaacaataatctagttaaattCTCATTGTTACTATTTAAAAATTACAGTTATCAAGTTATAATCACCCAAACACCCCAAGGCCTAAACTAATGATCTAATGAATAAATTAGACAATTTGGTCAACTGACATCAAAAGATATTAATATATTCCGGATCGGAGATGTTTTTGTGTTTTCcagacttttatttttttggatgaACAAATGACAACTCTTAAGTAAACATGAATGTGATACTGACAAGTTTAACTTTTTGATTAAGCTACTATATGCTACAAAAGTATCCTTTTAATGATGTTTGGAAATTTGTTAGATGTGATTTTTCTTTTCACACTTATAGATACCACTACTAATCAACAAAAGCATGCTGCTAATAAGAAAATCAAATAGCGCCCCTTGATCTAATCAACAAATCTAAAGAGTCATTCCTAATATGCATGTTAAAACAACCGAATCGAATGAATAACAACAAAAATCAAACGATTTAGATAAAGTTAGCTCACAAAGATACACAATTGATTTGGGTAGTCATATATCAATTGTAGAACCTATGTTGAATGCTACCCATCAACCCATATAACAAGCCTCCAAACCAGTTGCTTAACTTCTTTTGATTTCTCCGTCTTGGGCCAGTTTCCCGAGTTCTCCACCTTGGATCAGTTTCTTGATTTCTCCCTCTTGGTTCAGTTTCTTCGTTTCCCCGTCTTACTTCAGTTTCTTGATTTCCTCGTCTTGGTTCAGTTTCTTGATATCTCCGTGTTGGTTCAGTTTCAAATAGTTTCTTCAACATTATCTAATTATTATTGAGTACAACCAAAGCTTATTCGTATATTATAACCGAAATGGTATAATTAAGAAGAAGGTAAAAAATATAGCACATACATATACAGATTTAAGCAGCGATATACCTTCATGTGTTGGAGCTCGTCTGCAGTTGCAGCTTGGTTTTCCAGGAGCCATGCGGTCATGTCGGCAATAGCATTTTCAATTCTCTTTCTGCTCTTTGGGTGCACGGCCCGTTCCTGACAATCATAATTCTTTAACTTATTTTCCAAATCATATAAGCAATCCTCTAACGCTATGTATGCATCGGCTCTCCTCTTAAATTCTTGGTCTTCTTCTTTGTACTTATCAGCATCATTTATCATCTTCTCAATCTCTTCCTTAGAGAGTCTTCTATTTTCGTTTTTAACAATGAGTTGTTCTGTTTTACCTGTTGATTCTATCTTAGACGTGACTGAGAGCAGACCATCAGCATCTATATCAAAGCAAGTCCAGATTTCTGAAACTCCTTTGGGAGCAGGTGGAACTCCAATTGAATACTTTCCCAAAGAATGGTTATCCGAAGCTCTGGCTCTTTCACCTTGATACACTGGAACCCTTATAGAAGATTGATAGTCGAATGATGTACAGAGATAAGAGGCATGCGTAGTAGGTATTGGAGTGTTGCGCGGGATCATAACGAGAAATTCATCTCCATATAGCCCAACACCGAGGGACAAAGGAGTGATGTCCACGAGCACCAAGTCACGAACACATGAGCTGAGACCATTTAACTTTGCAGCCATAATGGCTGCACCATACGCAACAGCCTCATCAGCATTAACACTCTTGCAAAGCTGTTTGCCATCAAAATATTCCTGCAACATACTCTGGACCATAGGAATCCTAGTCGATCCACCAACTAGAACAATCTCATCTACCTTTGATTTATCCATCCCTGCATCCTTTAAACACTTGTCAACAGTCTGGATGCAGCTGTTGAACATGCTCATGTTGAGATTTTCAAATTTAGCTCGAGTGAATTTCATAGAAAAATCAATCCCCTCATGAAGGCAGTCCAATTCGATGGACATCTCGGTGGTGGATGAGAGAATCCTTTTTGCTTTTTCACAAGAAGCTCTCAACCTCCCCAATGCTCTTCGGTTCCCTGTCAAGTCCCTTTTCCATCTCCTTTTGAAGTAGTGAGCACAATGATCCACCATGAGGTTATCAAAATCTTCACCTCCCAAATGAGTGTCACCAGAAACCGCTTTCACCTTAAACTCATGACCCCCTCTCTGATCAATGGTCAACAGAGAGACATCAAAAGTACCACCACCCAAATCAAAGATGAGTACATTAATCTCCTGATCACCAGATAATTTATTGTCCAGTCCATAAGTAAGGGCAGCAGCCTGGGCTCATTGATCATGCGGATGATGTTTAAACCAGCAATAGTGTCTGCATCCTTTGTAGCTTGACGTTGTGATTCGGTAAAATATGCCGGGACTGTTATGACAACATCTTTTACAGTTTCCCTAAGGTAGGCCTCCGCGGTTTCTTCATTTTTCCAAGAACCATAGATGAAATCTCTTCGGCCATGAATTCCTTCTCTTGACCTTTGTAGGTGACAACAATCTTTGGCACGTCGCCGGGCCCTTGTATGACCTCAAAAGGCCACATTTTAATGTCATGTTGCACTTCGGGATCAGTGTAATTCCTTCCAATCAACCTCATAGCATCTGTGACATATGTACAGGTTAATAACATGCTATTTTTGTGATGTCCCAATATAGGACCATATATAAGTCGGTTTTAAATTCCGTTTAGCCCAATATAGCTACAATATGCAGACCAAATAACCCTTCCAATTTCAACGTTGCATGAAGacgtaaattatatatatatatatatgagaaaatgttacaaatggtccttgtggtttgtcgTATTTTGATCCTTGtgcttttttttcgttgcaattGGTCCCTGTCTTTTTTGTTTTCGTTGTCGGAAGCCCCTCACACTAACTTCTGTCAAATTTGGCCGTTAAATAACTCATGTGCAATGCAAGTGAGGGTATTTGGGTCCATTCACGTCATAGTGAGCATTTTCTTATcactttttcatctttttccttCTCTCTGTTACCAATCTTCTTCTACTTTCTGCTTCTCTCTCGtcattttttccctttttttctttcttaatcatCAATCACTAGCAAACTCTaactaaatattttataattttgttaaattcGTAACAAGTGATCTCACTGATCAATAAACCCTATCAACCAAACTCCACTTACTTACATACATACTAAGGAAAACCCACCAAATTTAACCCCCATTCTTTTCATAATATTCTCTCTTTTTACTCCACCTACCAAAACCCACCAAATTGATATACCAGATCCCAAATTCTAATCATATTAAACTCACACCAAAATCAtatacacaaaatatatatctatcttcTATCCATTAAACTTGgatcaaacaaaaaacaaaaagaaaaagaaaacaaaaagagaCATCATTTAACATACCCACTATCTCATATTCACCACCATCATGAACTGATATTTAAAAGTGAGGAttttattttgtgatttttggtttctttttccAGTCATCAGTGGGAAATCTTCTAACTATAAATgatggaggtggtggtgggttTCTTCAGTTGGTCATGGTGAGGTTTGCTGGCATCTTCTTCTGATAGAAAAAAGGATACGGTTTGGTGTCGATGATGCACTGGTTCCCGACCACGACTACTCCAATCGGAAGATACAAATGTTGAATATGATGCACTGCCAACTTGTTGAAATGGTGCGGACTTTTTAAAGGTATGGTTCCAATTTCCAAACCTCATTTATATACAAttgtattattattcttattaacTAAAATGGTGCTGAAGAAGCTTTTGTGATGATACTGCCGACTTGTTGTGtggttgaaattgaagatagAAAACATATGTATCTAGATGAAGATATAAATGTTTGTATGTCTTTGTGTTTCTTTTCGTCTgcccaaaataaaaagaatggtGATTAGCTATGGTGATTGGTTAAAAACATCATTATACTCTACGTTAACTTCTCATGCACTAAAtacaagttttatatatatagcagtCTACAgtggaaaaataaaagttctaaTTCTTAGCAAattcaattaaaaatatttgattctagtctatatatatatattagattcaGACAATTAATGATTGTAACGAATTTTGAGCAGTACTGACCAAATATGGTGTTGGTAGGATTCATTGAAAGTTGATTATTGGCGCTATCGCCGACGAGACGATCAGCATGAGTGAAAGCAATAGAAGAAAGGTGTTCTTCTGTTGCCTTGATCATTTGGTATGATTTCAACCCGGTCATTCTTCCATACGGCAAGACACGAGTAGGTTGTTCCTAAGTCAATTCCAATTGCCGCAGCTGCCTCCTTTCCTCTTCTGCTCAtccccaatatatatatatatatatatatatagtgtatacatattctttttcttatattcttcctaataactaatcaattaattctactttcttgattaatTCACGTACTCTTCGATCATCTTCGTATATTAATGTGCCTGCAGAGGCCTTTATTTATacaaagagtatatatatatatatagggagggGTTAATGTGAGAACCAAAAATAGTGTGAGAACCATGAGAACTAAAGGAAAATCACGGAGGGActgaaattgaaaatttaagaaaactAACGCCGTTTAAGTGATAAACGTTTCTACCAAAAATCCCCTTtcccaaaataaaaattactttcAAACACACAAATCCCCTTTCTCTGGCACAAGTTCAAAATCACGACCACCAAATCGCCATTAAACTCAAATCGATAACCTCCACCGGAGTAACTGCAGATCCTGTTTATCAATGAAGAAAAGGAAATccaaaattttaaatacaaaatCTCGTAAGTAATCGTTTTGttgatttgtttaaaatttttgtaataCAATTACCCGtaagtataattatttttaatagattTCAATATcgtttttttattcttaatatTCTGATttctaatataatttatatattatatattaaaatattaaaatatcgttttataatttatttctaatataatttatatattaaaataggtAAAATTCCTCGATTAAACAGTAAAATCGATtcaagtgatgatgatgatgatgttatatcGTTGGGAAGTGAAGATACAGAATCAGTGGAAGAACAAGAAGTATAAGGGAATGTCAGATACGAAGTTGGATCTGGTAATttctatacatatttatttatataattcaaaGTTTGACTgcaattttttatttgaataatgaATTTGAATCAATTGTAAAATTTTattgcatatacatataaatttaaaaataattgcatatgaagtttgaatttatattttgaatttatattttgtttggaTACGGAGTTTGAAGtttgaatttataaaaatagCTGTAGGTTAGTTTATCCCCTAATCTCGAACATAATATAAGATCGAATGATATGCATACACTTTCATAAATATAGATCGCGTAGAGCTGTATAATtgttatactcgtaatatataagAAGTAAATGCTTTGAATGTTAGTGGCTTGCTATCTGTATGCATTTTATTCCAGGGTCCATTTGTACTTCCAAGTCCTAGTCCTAGTGCTCTGCTTTCTGTTGGTTTTGGCTGTTAAGTCGGAGATGATTCATGTTTATCATAAAATGATTCATTGGTCCGGAAGGATAATAAGGATAAGCAGAATATGCATTATAACCCGAAATATCCTGATGATGGTTATTTCCTGAATCTTGTGTTTCTGCCTCTGGTGCTAATGGGGAAATAGACGATTTGTCTACAGAAACTGAATCAGGGAAGCTATGATTGCTATGAATGTTTTCGTGAGCTTGAATGTAATCATACCCTTGAGCCCTGACCTTTTGTTCACCGAAGGAACTAACTTTTTCCTCAACATGTACATACTGAGTAGTGCTTTCATCAGTTAGATTGATGGTTATTTTATCTACAGTTATATTATCCACTCGCCCGCCACCTAAATTTAGATTGTTGCCTAATACCGGGGTCATAGATTCATTAACAGTAATGGTTCCCCCGTGTTTTGCACTTCTGAACATGCTAGATTTGACATATGTAAAGAAAGCCGAAGACTGACCAATCCTCGGCTCACTCTTCTTTGGACCAAACATAATTTATCCTGAAACACCACCAAAGCTATCAGAAATACCGAAACAACTTAAAGCACAGATGTTAAATAAACTTTTAGAGGTGCAAAGTTGGGCAGGTCCTGTGAATTGGTTAACATGTTATAACGGGTCGGGTTGAAATGGGCTAGGTGAAATTGGGTTTGCCGAGTAACACTTTTTTGTCTGTCATTCAAACTTCAA
This genomic window contains:
- the LOC122601856 gene encoding uncharacterized protein LOC122601856 is translated as MFGPKKSEPRIGQSSAFFTYVKSSMFRSAKHGGTITVNESMTPVLGNNLNLGGGRVDNITVDKITINLTDESTTQYVHVEEKVSSFGEQKVRAQGYDYIQAHENIHSNHSFPDSVSVDKSSISPLAPEAETQDSGNNHHQDISGYNAYSAYPYYPSGPMNHFMINMNHLRLNSQNQQKAEH